Proteins from one Ardenticatena maritima genomic window:
- a CDS encoding NADP-dependent malic enzyme — translation MVHQKRSITREEALEYHRLGGRPGKLAIRPTKPLTTQRDLSLAYSPGVAYPVLEIAANPDDVYEYTAKGNLVAVVSNGTAILGLGNRGALAAKPVMEGKAVLFKRFADIDVFDIEVNETDPDAFIRVVAAIAPTFGGINLEDIKAPECFYIEEQLKAMLDIPVFHDDQHGTAIIAAAGLLNGLELVGKRIEEIKMVISGAGAAAIASADLAIKMGVRPENILLVDSRGVIYKGRTEGMNPYKERFAVETDARTLADAVRGADVFYGLSVADILTPEMVKTMAERPLIFAMANPDPEIKYEVAREVRPDAIIATGRSDYPNQINNVLGFPFIFRGALDVRARAINDEMKLAAAYALAALAKEDVPDAVLRAYNLENLQFGPEYIIPKPFDPRVLLWVAPAVAKAAIESGVARRPLDIDEYRELLMLRQGKAQEVRQFILHQARRSQGKVRLAFAEGDHPKIIRAAAQVADERIAHPILIGNEARIHATVERLGLSFDYTVVDPDTFPKRDEYARVFYELRQRKGVTYEKARKMMHERNILAPMMVKMGDADACISGLTYEYPEVIRPALQIHHTRPESRLVAGVYIIIVDEKVYLFTDATVNIEPSAEDLADIAILAADFATHIGLEPRVAMLSFSNFGSTQHPLAQKVARAVELVRQRRPDLAIDGEMQADTAVVPELVEERYPFSRVKDANVLVFPSLEAANTAYKLLIRLGHAEAIGPILLGTGAPVHVIQTGDDVRNIANMAAVAVVDALTRQEA, via the coding sequence ATGGTGCATCAAAAACGCTCCATCACCCGTGAAGAAGCATTGGAATACCACCGGCTCGGTGGGCGTCCCGGCAAACTCGCCATTCGCCCCACCAAGCCCCTCACAACGCAGCGCGATTTGTCGCTCGCCTATTCCCCCGGTGTCGCCTACCCCGTGCTGGAAATTGCCGCCAATCCGGACGATGTGTACGAGTACACCGCCAAAGGCAACCTGGTCGCCGTGGTCTCCAACGGGACAGCGATTCTGGGGCTGGGCAACCGGGGGGCGCTTGCCGCAAAGCCCGTTATGGAAGGCAAAGCCGTGCTCTTCAAGCGCTTTGCCGATATTGATGTGTTCGACATTGAAGTCAACGAAACCGACCCCGACGCCTTCATCCGCGTCGTTGCCGCCATTGCACCAACATTTGGCGGCATCAACCTTGAAGACATCAAAGCGCCCGAATGTTTCTACATCGAAGAACAACTCAAAGCCATGCTGGACATTCCCGTCTTCCACGACGACCAGCACGGCACCGCCATCATTGCCGCGGCGGGGCTTCTCAACGGGCTGGAACTGGTCGGCAAGCGTATCGAGGAGATTAAGATGGTCATTTCGGGGGCGGGGGCGGCCGCCATCGCCTCAGCCGACCTTGCCATCAAAATGGGGGTACGCCCGGAAAACATTCTGCTGGTAGACAGCCGCGGCGTGATTTACAAAGGACGCACCGAAGGCATGAACCCCTACAAAGAGCGGTTCGCCGTTGAAACCGACGCGCGCACACTCGCCGACGCCGTGCGTGGCGCGGATGTGTTCTACGGGCTCTCGGTCGCCGACATTCTGACGCCGGAGATGGTCAAAACGATGGCAGAGCGCCCGCTCATCTTCGCCATGGCCAACCCAGACCCCGAAATCAAGTATGAAGTAGCGCGCGAGGTACGCCCCGACGCCATTATCGCGACCGGGCGCTCCGACTACCCCAACCAAATCAACAATGTGTTGGGCTTCCCCTTCATCTTCCGCGGCGCACTGGATGTACGGGCGCGCGCTATCAACGATGAGATGAAACTGGCGGCTGCGTATGCGCTGGCGGCGCTTGCCAAAGAGGATGTGCCCGATGCCGTTCTCCGCGCCTACAACCTGGAAAACCTCCAATTCGGGCCGGAGTACATCATCCCCAAGCCGTTCGACCCGCGCGTGCTGTTGTGGGTTGCGCCGGCAGTTGCCAAAGCCGCCATCGAAAGCGGGGTGGCACGCCGCCCGCTGGATATTGACGAGTACCGCGAACTGCTCATGTTGCGCCAGGGCAAGGCGCAAGAAGTGCGCCAATTCATTCTGCACCAGGCGCGCCGCAGCCAGGGGAAGGTGCGGCTGGCGTTTGCCGAAGGCGATCATCCCAAAATCATCCGTGCGGCGGCGCAAGTAGCGGATGAGCGTATCGCGCACCCCATTCTCATCGGCAATGAAGCGCGTATTCACGCCACGGTGGAACGTCTGGGGCTTTCTTTCGACTACACGGTTGTTGACCCCGATACGTTCCCCAAACGTGACGAATACGCGCGCGTCTTCTACGAACTACGCCAGCGCAAAGGCGTCACGTATGAAAAAGCGCGCAAGATGATGCACGAACGCAACATCCTCGCGCCGATGATGGTCAAAATGGGAGACGCCGACGCCTGTATCTCCGGGCTGACGTATGAATACCCCGAAGTAATTCGCCCGGCGCTGCAAATTCACCACACCCGCCCCGAAAGTCGGCTTGTCGCCGGGGTGTACATCATCATCGTAGATGAGAAGGTCTATCTCTTCACCGACGCCACCGTCAATATCGAGCCGAGCGCCGAAGATTTGGCGGATATCGCCATTCTGGCCGCCGACTTTGCCACGCACATTGGGCTGGAACCGCGCGTTGCCATGCTGTCGTTCTCCAACTTCGGGTCAACCCAACACCCACTGGCGCAAAAAGTGGCGCGCGCCGTCGAACTGGTACGCCAACGCCGCCCCGATTTGGCGATAGACGGCGAAATGCAAGCCGATACGGCGGTTGTGCCGGAACTGGTGGAAGAACGCTACCCGTTCAGCCGCGTGAAAGACGCCAATGTGCTCGTCTTCCCCTCGCTGGAAGCCGCCAACACCGCCTACAAACTGCTCATCCGCCTGGGGCACGCCGAAGCCATTGGTCCCATTTTGCTCGGCACGGGCGCACCCGTCCACGTGATTCAAACCGGCGACGACGTGCGCAACATTGCCAACATGGCGGCTGTCGCGGTGGTGGATGCACTCACACGCCAGGAGGCGTAA